The proteins below are encoded in one region of Manis pentadactyla isolate mManPen7 chromosome 2, mManPen7.hap1, whole genome shotgun sequence:
- the SERTM1 gene encoding serine-rich and transmembrane domain-containing protein 1: MSEPDFSSVFSGNMENGTFLELFPTSLSTSVDPSSGHLSNVYIYVSIFLSLLAFLLLLLIIALQRLKNIINSSSSYPEYPSDAGSSFTNLEVCSISSQRSTFSNLSS; encoded by the coding sequence ATGTCTGAACCTGACTTTTCATCTGTGTTTTCGGGGAATATGGAGAATGGGACTTTTCTTGAACTGTTCCCCACATCCCTGTCCACATCGGTGGATCCATCCTCAGGCCACCTGTCGAATGTCTACATCTATGTGTCTATATTCCTCAGCCTTCTAGCCTTTCTGCTTCTGCTTCTAATCATTGCCCTACAGAGGCTCAAAAATATCATCAACTCCAGTTCCTCCTACCCGGAGTATCCAAGCGACGCCGGAAGCTCTTTCACCAATTTGGAAGTCTGTAGTATTTCCTCTCAAAGATCCACTTTTTCAAACCTTTCGTCCTGA